In Geminicoccaceae bacterium, a single window of DNA contains:
- a CDS encoding AI-2E family transporter: MPSFWGRGRIEYAAGWVALVLLAIGCVQVLRPFISPLLWATILAFTTWPVFEYVRDRCGARSTLAALVMTSGLALALVVPLVVLGASLADNAENLLHRLAESGRNGTESIAPPSWLASIPYLGQNLGQYWRELMSNTGTLVSTVVPYLGPVRDAAVKSGITVGRGVIELSLSILIAFFLYRDGLRAVANVRRIGHRIAGRRAIRMLDVASNTIRSVVYGMIGTAIVQGAVAALGLWIAGVPAPFLLGVLTFFLALLPIGAPFVWIPASIWLLNQGELGWGIFMAAWGLGVISSVDNFVRPYLISKGSNLPFLLVFMGVIGGVLTFGILGIFLGPTVLAVALALMREWLEMGKAEVEAMDDEGYSDEQAA; this comes from the coding sequence GTGCCGTCCTTCTGGGGGCGGGGGCGGATCGAGTACGCTGCGGGTTGGGTGGCCCTCGTCCTGCTTGCCATCGGTTGCGTGCAGGTGCTCAGGCCGTTCATTTCACCGCTGTTGTGGGCGACGATCCTCGCATTCACGACGTGGCCCGTGTTCGAGTACGTGAGAGACCGTTGCGGGGCGCGCAGTACGCTCGCTGCGCTGGTCATGACGTCCGGACTGGCTCTGGCGCTGGTTGTGCCTCTTGTCGTGCTAGGTGCCAGCCTCGCCGACAATGCCGAGAACCTGCTGCATCGGCTTGCCGAGAGTGGCAGGAATGGAACGGAGTCGATCGCTCCGCCGTCATGGCTCGCCTCCATTCCCTATCTCGGGCAGAACCTCGGCCAGTATTGGCGCGAACTGATGAGCAACACTGGTACCCTCGTTTCCACTGTCGTCCCCTATCTGGGACCGGTGCGGGACGCGGCGGTCAAGAGCGGCATCACGGTGGGTCGCGGTGTGATCGAGCTTTCCTTGAGCATCCTCATTGCCTTTTTCCTCTATCGTGACGGGTTGCGGGCAGTCGCCAATGTGCGCCGTATCGGCCATCGTATTGCCGGCCGGCGGGCAATCCGCATGCTCGATGTCGCCAGCAACACGATACGCAGTGTGGTTTACGGGATGATCGGCACGGCGATCGTTCAGGGAGCCGTTGCTGCCCTGGGCCTGTGGATCGCCGGCGTGCCCGCTCCCTTTCTACTCGGTGTACTGACCTTTTTCCTTGCCTTGTTGCCCATCGGGGCTCCCTTCGTCTGGATACCGGCCTCGATATGGCTGCTCAATCAGGGAGAGCTTGGCTGGGGCATCTTCATGGCTGCCTGGGGTCTGGGCGTGATCAGCAGCGTCGACAACTTCGTCCGCCCCTATCTCATTTCGAAGGGCAGCAATCTGCCGTTTCTGCTGGTTTTCATGGGTGTCATAGGTGGAGTACTCACTTTTGGTATACTGGGTATCTTTCTCGGTCCCACGGTGCTGGCCGTGGCCCTCGCCCTGATGCGTGAATGGCTTGAAATGGGAAAGGCCGAAGTCGAGGCGATGGACGATGAGGGATATTCAGACGAACAGGCGGCCTGA
- a CDS encoding NAD-binding protein yields MSSGACGFIGLGSMGLAMATHMVKAGIDLRGFDLNQAAMQSLADAGGVAALSCKDAARGQSLLHVVVAKAEQAEMVLFGDDGAVAELADGATVVLHSTVPPAFARRLGARLAETGHPFLDAPISGGRVGADAGTLTIMASGPEEAFAASERTIAAISRKVYRLGTEPGIGSTVKMINQHLAGVHIVSAAEAMALGARAGADPAILFDVISSSAGNSWMFGDRVPHMLERNFSPKSAVEIFIKDLGIVLETGAELQFPLPLAACAHQQYLAAAAAGHAKEDDAAVVKVYEQIAGIEVKG; encoded by the coding sequence ATGAGCAGCGGAGCGTGCGGGTTTATCGGCCTCGGTTCGATGGGATTGGCCATGGCCACACATATGGTGAAGGCCGGAATTGATCTGCGCGGGTTCGATCTCAACCAGGCTGCGATGCAGAGTCTTGCGGATGCCGGTGGTGTCGCTGCCCTTTCCTGCAAGGATGCCGCACGCGGCCAGTCATTGCTGCATGTCGTGGTGGCAAAGGCGGAACAGGCGGAAATGGTGCTGTTCGGGGATGACGGGGCGGTAGCGGAACTGGCCGACGGCGCGACCGTGGTCTTGCACAGCACGGTACCCCCGGCCTTCGCCCGCAGGCTTGGCGCGCGTCTTGCCGAGACCGGGCATCCTTTCCTCGATGCGCCCATCAGCGGTGGTCGGGTCGGTGCCGATGCGGGAACGTTGACCATCATGGCCTCTGGGCCGGAAGAAGCCTTTGCGGCATCGGAGCGGACCATCGCGGCCATTTCGAGGAAAGTCTACAGGCTGGGAACCGAACCCGGTATCGGATCGACGGTCAAGATGATCAATCAGCATCTGGCGGGAGTCCATATTGTCTCGGCCGCCGAGGCCATGGCGCTCGGAGCCCGTGCCGGGGCCGATCCTGCCATACTCTTTGATGTCATTTCATCGAGCGCCGGCAACAGCTGGATGTTCGGCGACCGGGTTCCGCACATGCTGGAGCGTAATTTCTCGCCGAAATCCGCTGTGGAAATCTTCATCAAGGATCTGGGCATCGTTCTGGAGACGGGGGCGGAGTTGCAGTTCCCGCTACCCCTTGCCGCCTGCGCTCATCAGCAATATCTGGCCGCCGCCGCCGCCGGACATGCGAAGGAGGATGATGCCGCCGTGGTCAAGGTGTACGAGCAGATCGCCGGAATCGAGGTCAAGGGCTGA
- a CDS encoding sensor domain-containing phosphodiesterase — translation MTTVCAPSPHNLLAAFPFGACLLVREGEFEFWRVGEMNDRFASIGGARQDNWQGMPATGLLRQVLDEDRLIQAIDCLDRNQPFDLGLRAGLSNRSGHAMALHGRPNPTSDSCYLIMLRSSNSRMLERMTRKLATLRSDPGKISDGTLMLVGPGGSILMVDGGPSRSGLIRGSEANAEKKFLEDVLEPSLVGPAYRTLGEARTRRGLAYTSGPSTGPEDGRITITSIFLGEHTWLMLVAPPRQLSSSFEPRPLVAGLVDMLARRLKTTAVFFDSDLRINHIFEQRHLATASGLAPHAIRSMRDLIVTERDPQPARPGGLPPALPASWDQSRRWSLLALQPLRDLFLGFLEPDAGERMDGTGTDEILSILETTDVAIMSLDHNLHIHLATTAASGLWHLSPSELEGQPISAWLDPGDDAIGFDPTMATFRLDDQEMRFNAHCRRADGSRLAVGVRLLRSPSLAIGAFVLLFNEQHDRDSDRDHFHQLAYHDPVTRLPNRLLFADSLATLIERAERDGRSLAVMIIDIDRFHMFNQSLGMISGDRLLEAFADRLAGQAAGRGHVARLSADHFLLAIENLTGSMDLERDARTLLARIEEPLRLDDQQLTISARAGLAIHPEAGRDAETLVRHADIALSHARPQGHGRLVRFTDEMTSRAILRLTLETQLRKALEHRQLTVYYQPQISVSDGSLIGFEALMRWQHPELGMVSPADFIPVAEETGLIIEIGQWALTRAMRQVRRWHEAGHDGLRLGINLSARQFEQEDLPQKIREAIEDTGFPASMLELELTESMVMKDSSDVVERLSLLTTSGASLAVDDFGTGYSSLAYLKRFPIRSLKIDRSFIADIDHDSNSAAIVQAIIAMGRTLDLKIVGEGIESEGQLKVLRDFGCDEVQGFFFAKPMPPQDVAEFLARSSDGRRPSSRRRNGRSARPMTPPDRPG, via the coding sequence ATGACAACTGTTTGCGCCCCTTCACCACATAACCTGCTTGCAGCCTTTCCGTTCGGGGCCTGCCTTCTCGTCCGCGAAGGCGAGTTCGAATTCTGGCGCGTCGGCGAAATGAACGACCGTTTCGCCAGCATTGGCGGTGCCCGACAGGACAACTGGCAGGGAATGCCCGCAACCGGCCTCCTGCGCCAGGTCCTGGACGAGGATCGGCTCATTCAGGCCATTGACTGCCTCGACCGCAACCAGCCCTTTGATCTGGGCCTGCGCGCCGGCCTGTCAAATCGATCCGGGCATGCCATGGCGCTGCATGGCCGCCCCAATCCGACCAGCGATTCCTGTTATCTCATCATGCTGCGCAGCTCGAATTCCAGAATGCTTGAGCGTATGACGCGCAAACTCGCGACATTGCGTTCAGATCCCGGAAAGATCAGCGACGGTACCCTGATGCTCGTGGGCCCGGGCGGCAGTATCCTCATGGTCGATGGCGGCCCATCGCGTTCGGGGCTCATTCGCGGCAGCGAAGCCAACGCGGAGAAAAAATTTCTTGAGGACGTGCTGGAGCCCTCCCTGGTGGGACCGGCCTACCGTACGCTCGGCGAAGCCCGGACCCGGCGCGGACTCGCCTATACGAGCGGTCCATCAACCGGGCCCGAAGACGGGCGCATCACAATCACCAGCATTTTTCTCGGCGAGCACACATGGCTGATGCTGGTGGCTCCACCACGCCAGCTATCGAGCAGCTTCGAACCCCGACCGCTGGTCGCAGGATTGGTCGACATGCTCGCGCGGCGGCTCAAGACCACTGCCGTCTTCTTCGACAGCGATCTCCGCATCAACCACATCTTCGAGCAACGCCACCTAGCCACCGCCAGCGGTCTCGCTCCCCATGCCATCAGATCGATGCGGGACCTGATTGTCACTGAACGCGATCCGCAACCGGCCCGTCCCGGCGGCCTGCCTCCTGCATTGCCCGCAAGCTGGGATCAGAGCCGCCGCTGGAGTCTGCTTGCGCTCCAGCCCCTTCGCGACCTGTTCCTCGGCTTTCTCGAACCCGACGCGGGGGAGCGGATGGATGGCACCGGAACCGACGAGATCCTCTCGATTCTTGAAACCACCGATGTCGCGATCATGAGCCTTGATCACAACCTGCACATTCATCTCGCGACGACGGCGGCGTCAGGATTGTGGCACCTGTCGCCATCCGAACTGGAAGGTCAACCAATCAGCGCATGGCTGGACCCTGGAGACGATGCCATCGGCTTCGATCCGACAATGGCCACCTTCCGGCTGGACGATCAGGAAATGCGCTTCAATGCGCATTGCCGGCGCGCCGATGGCAGCCGACTCGCCGTCGGCGTACGCCTGCTCAGGTCCCCTTCCCTGGCCATTGGCGCGTTCGTCCTGCTGTTCAACGAACAGCATGATCGGGACAGCGACCGCGACCATTTCCATCAGCTCGCCTATCACGATCCTGTGACCCGCCTGCCCAACCGACTGCTGTTTGCCGACAGTCTCGCGACACTGATCGAGCGGGCGGAACGGGATGGACGGTCTCTGGCGGTGATGATCATCGATATCGACAGATTTCACATGTTCAACCAGTCATTGGGCATGATCTCGGGCGACCGGCTGCTCGAGGCGTTCGCCGACCGGTTGGCCGGGCAGGCGGCCGGACGCGGGCACGTCGCGCGCCTGTCTGCCGACCATTTCCTGCTTGCCATCGAGAACCTGACGGGTTCGATGGATCTTGAAAGGGATGCCCGCACCCTTCTCGCGCGCATTGAGGAACCGCTTCGTCTTGACGACCAGCAACTCACCATTTCAGCTCGCGCCGGCCTTGCCATCCACCCTGAAGCGGGCCGCGATGCCGAGACCTTGGTCAGGCATGCCGATATCGCGCTGAGTCATGCGCGGCCGCAGGGGCATGGCCGGCTCGTGCGTTTCACCGACGAGATGACGTCGCGCGCCATCCTGCGGCTGACGCTGGAGACACAACTGCGCAAGGCGCTCGAACATCGTCAGTTGACGGTCTACTATCAGCCACAGATTTCCGTGAGCGACGGGTCGCTGATCGGCTTCGAGGCGCTGATGCGCTGGCAGCATCCCGAGCTCGGCATGGTTTCACCCGCCGACTTCATTCCGGTGGCCGAGGAAACCGGCCTCATCATCGAAATCGGCCAGTGGGCGCTGACCCGGGCCATGCGCCAGGTCCGCCGCTGGCACGAAGCCGGTCACGATGGCCTTAGGCTGGGCATCAACCTCTCGGCCCGCCAGTTCGAGCAGGAAGACCTGCCGCAGAAAATCCGCGAGGCCATCGAAGATACGGGTTTTCCCGCCTCGATGCTGGAACTGGAGCTTACAGAGAGCATGGTCATGAAGGACAGCAGCGATGTCGTCGAGCGGCTGTCCCTCCTGACCACATCAGGAGCCAGTCTCGCCGTGGATGATTTCGGCACCGGTTACTCTTCTCTCGCCTACCTCAAGCGTTTCCCCATCCGTTCGCTCAAGATCGACCGCTCGTTCATCGCCGACATCGACCATGACTCCAACAGCGCTGCCATCGTTCAGGCGATCATTGCCATGGGCAGAACATTGGATCTGAAGATCGTCGGAGAAGGAATCGAAAGCGAAGGTCAGCTCAAAGTTCTGCGCGATTTCGGCTGCGACGAGGTTCAGGGATTTTTCTTCGCAAAACCCATGCCGCCCCAGGACGTGGCCGAATTTCTGGCACGCAGCAGCGATGGCCGCCGCCCATCGTCCAGACGTCGCAACGGTCGGTCAGCGCGCCCGATGACACCGCCCGATCGACCCGGCTGA
- a CDS encoding pentapeptide repeat-containing protein, which translates to MLVLLAGPVLSALLPPMEARAECADFAAPEVHWRRCVLDGQDLGGVDFSGAVFRDSSFKRSVFDGSILDGVDARRVKLVSASLRGASLVGANLGLADLTSADLEGAILRDADLSRTKLFNTNMRGVDLTGARLEGADMLRADFSGALWTDGETRCSAGSIGRCHRAR; encoded by the coding sequence ATGCTTGTGCTGCTGGCCGGGCCGGTGTTGTCCGCACTTCTCCCGCCGATGGAGGCCAGAGCGGAGTGCGCGGATTTTGCTGCACCGGAGGTGCACTGGCGCCGCTGTGTTCTCGATGGGCAGGATCTGGGCGGCGTGGATTTCAGCGGCGCGGTGTTTCGTGATTCCTCGTTCAAGAGGAGCGTCTTCGATGGCAGCATTCTCGATGGTGTCGATGCGAGGCGGGTGAAGCTGGTATCGGCTTCGCTACGCGGTGCCAGTCTGGTGGGGGCGAATCTCGGCCTGGCGGATCTTACCAGCGCCGACCTTGAAGGAGCCATCCTGCGCGATGCCGATCTCAGCCGTACCAAGCTGTTCAACACCAACATGCGTGGTGTTGACCTGACCGGCGCCCGCCTCGAGGGGGCCGATATGTTGCGGGCCGACTTTTCGGGAGCTCTTTGGACCGATGGCGAGACCCGCTGTTCAGCCGGGTCGATCGGGCGGTGTCATCGGGCGCGCTGA
- the lipB gene encoding lipoyl(octanoyl) transferase LipB, whose amino-acid sequence MEWRGQSGPVDYVRALKVMEQRVAAIRTGEAPELVWLLEHPPLLTAGTSADPSELIDPMRFPVHNAGRGGRYTYHGPGQRVAYCMLDLERRGRDLRRYVHNLEEWIILALASLGIRGERREGRIGIWVVRDDGSEAKIAALGVRVRRWVTWHGISINVDPDLGHFDAIIPCGLGDYGVTSLAALGAGAGMDDVDRALKESFDRVFS is encoded by the coding sequence GTGGAATGGCGAGGCCAGTCGGGTCCGGTCGACTACGTCCGGGCTCTCAAGGTCATGGAGCAGCGGGTTGCCGCCATCCGCACCGGGGAGGCCCCCGAACTCGTCTGGCTGCTCGAACACCCGCCCTTGCTGACTGCCGGCACCTCGGCCGACCCTTCCGAACTCATCGACCCGATGCGGTTCCCCGTTCACAATGCCGGACGCGGAGGTCGCTATACCTACCATGGACCAGGACAGCGCGTGGCCTACTGCATGCTCGATCTCGAACGCCGCGGCCGTGATCTGCGCCGATATGTCCACAATCTGGAGGAATGGATTATCCTGGCGCTCGCCTCGCTGGGCATCAGGGGCGAGCGACGCGAGGGCCGCATCGGCATCTGGGTCGTTCGGGACGATGGCAGCGAGGCCAAGATCGCGGCGCTGGGAGTGCGTGTACGCCGATGGGTGACCTGGCATGGCATCTCGATCAATGTCGATCCCGATCTTGGCCACTTCGACGCGATCATTCCTTGTGGTCTGGGTGATTATGGTGTGACCTCGCTCGCGGCACTGGGGGCCGGTGCGGGCATGGATGATGTCGACAGGGCCCTGAAGGAGAGCTTTGATCGTGTTTTTTCGTAA
- a CDS encoding NADP-dependent malic enzyme, translating into MPSRLDQDALEYHRGPVAGKLEVTATKPLATQRDLSLAYSPGVAAACRAIAEDPAEASLLTTRGNLVAVVTNGTAVLGLGSIGPLAAKPVMEGKAVLFKKFAGIDAFDIEINEQDPIKLADIVESLEPTFGAINLEDIKAPDCFIIEKRLRERMNIPVFHDDQHGTAIIVAAAVVNGLHLVGKELEEVKLVSSGAGAAALACLDLLISMGLKPENLIPTDIEGVVYKGRTALMDPWKERFAADTGARTLAEAIVDADVFLGLSAGNVLKPEMLASMAKDPLVLALANPTPEIDPQLAREVREDAVIATGRSDYPNQVNNVLCFPFIFRGALDVGATTINDEMKRACVTAIAGLARMTTPDTVASVYGIENLAFGRDYLIPKPFDPRLMVEVPAAVAQAGMSSGVATRPIEDIDAYRQTLSQRVFRSGLLMKPLFERAKSDPQRLVYADGEDVRVLRAVQVVLDERLAMPILVGRPEVIETRIHRLGLRMSMGRDFEVCNPDSDPRYNDYVAYYLERMERRGITPDAARDIVRTRRTVIGSIMVSRGEADALITGPVGSFGSHLRHVHDVIGLTDQLTEASTLHALVLDSGILFIADTYVSFDPPAEEIATTTLKASDAVRRFGLQPKVALISHSNFGNRVNPSSRKMRDALEIVRQAAPDLEVDGEMHADSALSETIRHRLLPSSSLTGRANLLIMPNLDAANIAYNLVKSVTGTVSIGPILLGVRKPAHIVTSSITTRGLVNMSALACVDAITQKIEHENA; encoded by the coding sequence ATGCCAAGCCGCCTCGATCAGGATGCGCTCGAATACCACCGTGGCCCGGTAGCCGGAAAGCTCGAGGTCACGGCAACCAAACCGCTTGCCACGCAGCGCGACCTGTCGCTGGCCTATTCACCGGGAGTGGCAGCGGCCTGCCGGGCCATTGCCGAGGATCCCGCCGAGGCATCGTTGCTCACCACCCGAGGCAATCTCGTGGCGGTGGTGACCAATGGGACCGCTGTGCTCGGACTGGGATCGATCGGTCCATTGGCGGCCAAGCCCGTCATGGAGGGCAAAGCCGTCCTGTTCAAGAAATTTGCCGGTATCGATGCGTTCGATATCGAGATCAACGAACAGGACCCGATAAAACTTGCGGATATCGTCGAGTCACTCGAACCGACCTTCGGCGCCATAAATCTTGAAGATATCAAGGCTCCGGACTGCTTCATCATCGAAAAGCGCCTGCGCGAGCGGATGAACATTCCGGTGTTCCACGACGACCAGCACGGCACTGCCATCATCGTCGCCGCCGCCGTCGTCAACGGCCTGCATCTCGTCGGCAAGGAGCTTGAGGAGGTCAAGCTCGTGAGCAGCGGTGCGGGTGCGGCGGCCCTGGCTTGCCTCGACCTGCTCATCAGCATGGGGCTGAAGCCTGAAAACCTCATCCCGACCGATATCGAAGGTGTGGTCTACAAGGGGCGGACGGCACTCATGGACCCCTGGAAGGAGCGCTTCGCTGCCGACACCGGAGCTCGCACCCTGGCCGAGGCCATCGTCGATGCCGACGTATTTCTCGGTCTGTCCGCGGGAAATGTTCTCAAGCCCGAAATGCTCGCGAGCATGGCGAAGGACCCGCTGGTGCTGGCGTTGGCCAACCCGACCCCCGAGATCGACCCGCAGCTTGCCCGCGAGGTTCGCGAAGACGCAGTCATTGCCACCGGCCGCTCGGATTATCCCAATCAGGTCAACAATGTCCTGTGCTTCCCCTTCATCTTCCGCGGTGCACTCGACGTCGGTGCGACGACCATCAATGACGAGATGAAGCGCGCCTGCGTCACGGCGATTGCCGGTCTTGCCCGGATGACCACCCCCGACACGGTGGCGTCGGTCTATGGCATCGAGAACCTCGCCTTCGGTCGGGATTATCTCATTCCGAAGCCCTTCGACCCAAGGCTCATGGTCGAGGTTCCGGCGGCAGTCGCACAGGCCGGCATGAGTTCTGGTGTCGCCACACGTCCCATCGAGGATATCGACGCTTATCGTCAGACACTTTCGCAACGGGTATTCCGCTCGGGCCTGTTGATGAAACCGCTGTTCGAGAGGGCCAAGAGCGACCCCCAGCGCCTTGTCTACGCCGACGGCGAGGATGTCAGAGTGCTGCGCGCCGTGCAGGTGGTGCTCGACGAAAGGCTGGCCATGCCTATCCTCGTCGGCCGACCCGAGGTCATCGAGACCAGAATCCACAGGCTCGGACTGCGGATGTCGATGGGCCGCGACTTCGAGGTGTGCAATCCCGACAGCGACCCCCGATATAACGATTACGTTGCGTATTATCTCGAACGGATGGAGCGGCGAGGCATCACCCCGGATGCGGCGCGGGACATCGTCCGCACCCGCCGTACCGTCATCGGCTCGATCATGGTCTCGCGCGGCGAGGCGGACGCGCTCATTACGGGACCGGTGGGTTCCTTCGGCAGCCATCTGCGCCACGTGCACGACGTCATCGGTCTCACGGACCAACTGACCGAAGCCTCGACGCTGCACGCGCTTGTTCTCGATTCGGGCATCCTGTTCATTGCTGATACCTATGTCAGCTTCGATCCGCCCGCCGAGGAGATTGCCACCACCACGCTCAAGGCGAGTGACGCCGTGCGTCGTTTCGGCCTCCAGCCCAAGGTTGCCCTCATTTCCCACAGCAATTTCGGCAATCGCGTCAACCCGTCGTCACGCAAGATGCGCGATGCGCTGGAAATCGTGCGCCAGGCCGCTCCAGACCTCGAAGTCGATGGCGAAATGCACGCCGACTCGGCCCTGTCGGAGACCATCCGCCACCGGCTCCTGCCCAGCTCGTCGCTGACCGGCCGAGCCAACCTGCTGATCATGCCCAATCTCGACGCCGCCAATATCGCCTACAATCTGGTCAAGTCGGTGACCGGCACCGTATCCATAGGACCTATCCTGCTGGGCGTGCGCAAACCCGCCCATATCGTGACCTCGTCGATCACGACCCGGGGACTCGTCAACATGAGTGCGCTGGCCTGTGTCGATGCCATCACCCAGAAGATCGAGCATGAAAACGCATGA
- the mgtE gene encoding magnesium transporter, protein MSEDQLEEARKTSDGEEGTSAHIGLEDGLVKEVRHALAENNEALVAALCAPLHPADLADLLQLVDHEDRQFIVNALGPAFDPDTLPYLDDGVREELFDSLKPEDASKLISELETDDAIDVLVDLDDDQKDAILASLPHPDRALLEQGLAYPEDSAGRLMQRDTVMVPDYWVVGQTIDYLRATPDLPDEFYDIYIIDSQFRPVGSVPLSNVLRNKRNVPMSDLKMKELHLVPATMDQEEVAFLFRQYGLVSAPVVDESNRLLGVITIDDAVDVMHEEAEEDILKLGGVSETDTFRSPVRTLIQRLPWLMINLVTAVVASMVIAQFDEAIARVVALAVLMPIVASMGGNAGTQTLTVTVRSLAVRELTTANAWRMLTKEFLVSVMNGAIFVVIGFALALAWFGDWTLAWVFSAAMLINLIAAGLAGIAIPLVIDRFGSDPAVSSGVFLTTVTDVVGFFSFLGLAVYVLN, encoded by the coding sequence ATGAGCGAAGACCAGCTCGAAGAGGCCCGCAAGACAAGTGACGGCGAGGAAGGCACTTCGGCGCATATCGGCCTTGAGGATGGCCTGGTCAAGGAGGTCCGCCATGCGCTGGCGGAGAACAACGAAGCCCTGGTGGCGGCCCTTTGCGCTCCGTTGCATCCGGCCGATCTCGCGGACCTGCTGCAACTCGTCGATCACGAGGACCGGCAGTTCATCGTCAATGCTCTGGGGCCGGCGTTCGATCCCGATACGCTGCCCTATCTCGATGACGGCGTTCGCGAGGAACTGTTCGACAGTCTCAAGCCCGAGGACGCGAGCAAGCTCATCTCCGAGCTGGAGACGGATGACGCCATCGACGTTCTCGTCGACCTCGACGACGACCAGAAGGATGCGATCCTCGCATCCCTGCCGCATCCCGATCGGGCGCTGCTCGAACAGGGCCTCGCCTATCCCGAGGACAGCGCCGGGCGCCTCATGCAGCGGGACACCGTCATGGTGCCCGACTACTGGGTTGTAGGCCAGACCATCGACTATCTCCGCGCTACGCCCGACCTGCCCGACGAATTCTACGACATCTACATCATCGATTCGCAGTTCCGTCCCGTGGGATCGGTGCCTTTGAGCAATGTTCTCCGGAACAAGCGCAACGTGCCGATGAGCGATCTCAAGATGAAGGAATTGCATCTCGTTCCGGCGACCATGGATCAGGAGGAAGTGGCCTTCCTGTTTCGCCAGTATGGTCTCGTTTCGGCACCGGTCGTCGATGAATCCAACAGGTTGCTCGGTGTGATCACCATCGACGATGCCGTGGACGTCATGCACGAGGAGGCGGAGGAAGACATCCTCAAGCTCGGAGGCGTCAGTGAGACCGATACCTTCCGTTCGCCCGTCCGGACCCTGATCCAGCGCCTGCCATGGCTCATGATCAATCTCGTCACCGCGGTGGTGGCCTCGATGGTCATCGCCCAGTTCGACGAGGCCATCGCTAGGGTGGTGGCTCTCGCCGTGCTGATGCCCATCGTAGCGTCAATGGGCGGCAATGCCGGTACCCAGACACTGACCGTCACCGTTCGCTCCCTTGCCGTTCGCGAACTGACCACGGCCAACGCGTGGAGAATGCTGACCAAGGAATTCCTTGTCAGCGTGATGAACGGCGCCATCTTCGTCGTCATAGGCTTTGCCCTTGCGCTGGCATGGTTTGGCGACTGGACTTTGGCATGGGTTTTTTCTGCAGCGATGCTGATCAATCTCATCGCCGCAGGTCTCGCCGGTATCGCGATCCCGCTGGTCATTGACCGTTTTGGCAGCGACCCTGCCGTATCCTCGGGGGTGTTCTTGACAACCGTGACGGATGTTGTGGGATTCTTTTCGTTTTTGGGCTTGGCTGTTTATGTGCTGAACTGA
- a CDS encoding RNA pyrophosphohydrolase, protein MGCHVTTGPKPGYRKCVGILLLNGEHRVLVGRRIDAGNNGGWQMPQGGIDDNEDEHAAALREMSEEIGTRSADLLMGSNVWRSYDLPAEIAQRMWNGAYLGQTQRWMAFRFTGVDREINIHTRHPEFSQWQWADPDDIIDLIVPFKRDVYLSVVDEFRHLWAES, encoded by the coding sequence ATGGGCTGTCACGTCACCACCGGGCCAAAGCCGGGCTATCGCAAGTGTGTTGGCATCCTGCTGCTCAATGGCGAGCATCGTGTCCTTGTGGGACGACGAATTGACGCGGGCAACAATGGGGGCTGGCAGATGCCTCAAGGCGGCATCGACGATAATGAAGACGAGCATGCCGCCGCCTTGCGCGAGATGAGTGAGGAAATCGGCACACGCTCCGCCGACCTGCTCATGGGAAGCAATGTCTGGCGCTCCTATGACCTGCCCGCCGAAATAGCGCAACGCATGTGGAACGGTGCCTACCTCGGTCAGACCCAACGATGGATGGCCTTTCGTTTCACGGGCGTTGACCGGGAAATCAATATCCACACCCGGCACCCCGAGTTCAGCCAGTGGCAATGGGCCGATCCCGATGACATCATCGACCTGATCGTTCCATTCAAACGCGATGTCTATCTCAGCGTCGTCGACGAGTTCCGGCACCTATGGGCTGAATCGTGA